The Paenibacillus sp. YPG26 genome includes a window with the following:
- the cysI gene encoding assimilatory sulfite reductase (NADPH) hemoprotein subunit: MSENNLLSPNSAPHSDVEEIKRRSNYLRGSLEETLQDPLTGSIPEDDNRLMKHHGSYMQDDRDLRNERAKQKLEPAYQFMLRVRAAGGVVTPEQWLMMDRVAKKYSSGTIRLTTRQSFQLHGVLKWNLKNTIREVNESMLSTLAACGDVNRNVMCNPNPHQSEIHSEVYDWASKVSDHLDPRSRAYHEIWLDGEKVVDSREGEEQEPIYGHVYLPRKFKIGIAIPPNNDVDVFSQDLGLIAIVEDGQLQGFNVSVGGGMGMTHGDPKTYPQVSKVIGFCTPEQMIDVAEKTVTIQRDYGDRSVRKHARFKYTIDDRGLDWFKQELTARLGWELAEARPYHFDHNGDRYGWVKGSNGKWHFTLFIQNGRVQDEEGYPLMTGLREIAKVHTGEFRLTPNQNLIISNVAKQHKKKIEALIKEYSLTDGNHYSALRRNSMACVALPTCGLAMAESERYLPALMDKIDPILAEHGLQNEEIVIRMTGCPNGCARPALAELAFIGKAPGKYNMYLGGSFTGSRLNKLYKENIGETEILDSLKQIFARYAKERNIGEHLGDFVIRAGYVPEVLDGQQFHA; this comes from the coding sequence ATGTCCGAGAATAATTTGTTGTCTCCAAACAGTGCTCCGCACAGTGATGTGGAAGAGATCAAGCGCAGAAGCAACTATTTGCGCGGGAGCCTGGAAGAGACACTTCAAGATCCATTGACGGGGTCAATCCCTGAAGATGATAACCGATTGATGAAGCACCACGGAAGCTACATGCAGGATGACCGTGATCTTCGGAATGAACGTGCGAAGCAGAAGCTTGAGCCAGCTTACCAATTCATGCTCCGCGTGCGTGCTGCTGGCGGCGTAGTTACACCTGAGCAGTGGCTGATGATGGACCGGGTAGCCAAGAAATACTCCAGCGGCACGATTCGTCTGACTACCCGTCAATCCTTCCAGCTACATGGTGTATTGAAATGGAATCTGAAGAATACCATTCGCGAAGTGAATGAATCCATGCTCAGCACGCTTGCCGCCTGCGGTGACGTGAACCGGAACGTGATGTGCAACCCGAATCCTCATCAGTCTGAGATTCATTCGGAGGTGTATGATTGGGCGAGCAAAGTAAGTGACCATCTGGATCCGCGCTCACGCGCTTATCATGAAATCTGGCTGGATGGGGAGAAGGTTGTAGACAGCCGGGAAGGGGAAGAACAGGAGCCGATCTATGGTCATGTCTATCTGCCTCGGAAGTTCAAGATCGGTATTGCTATTCCGCCTAACAATGATGTGGATGTGTTCTCTCAAGACCTGGGACTTATTGCAATTGTTGAGGATGGCCAGCTGCAAGGATTTAATGTCTCGGTAGGCGGCGGAATGGGCATGACCCACGGAGATCCGAAGACATATCCGCAGGTGTCCAAGGTTATCGGCTTCTGCACCCCAGAGCAGATGATTGACGTAGCTGAGAAGACAGTCACTATTCAGAGAGACTACGGGGACCGGTCTGTTCGCAAGCACGCCCGGTTCAAATATACAATTGATGACAGAGGCCTGGACTGGTTCAAGCAGGAACTAACTGCACGTCTTGGCTGGGAACTGGCCGAAGCAAGGCCTTACCATTTTGACCATAATGGTGATCGTTATGGCTGGGTGAAAGGCAGCAATGGCAAATGGCACTTCACCTTGTTCATCCAGAATGGACGTGTTCAGGATGAGGAAGGGTATCCGCTGATGACGGGGCTTCGCGAAATCGCCAAAGTCCATACCGGGGAGTTCCGTCTCACACCGAACCAGAACCTGATTATTTCGAACGTAGCCAAGCAGCATAAGAAGAAGATTGAAGCTTTGATCAAGGAATACAGTCTGACTGACGGGAATCATTACAGCGCGCTGCGGAGAAATTCTATGGCCTGCGTAGCACTACCAACCTGCGGCCTGGCAATGGCCGAATCGGAGCGTTATCTGCCAGCCTTGATGGATAAGATTGATCCGATTCTGGCTGAGCATGGACTACAGAACGAAGAGATTGTTATCCGGATGACCGGTTGTCCGAATGGATGTGCAAGACCTGCGCTTGCAGAGCTGGCATTTATCGGTAAAGCGCCTGGTAAATACAATATGTATTTGGGAGGCAGCTTCACGGGCAGCAGATTGAACAAGCTGTACAAGGAGAATATCGGCGAGACCGAAATTCTGGATTCCCTTAAGCAGATTTTTGCCCGGTATGCCAAAGAGCGCAATATCGGAGAGCATCTTGGCGACTTTGTGATCCGTGCCGGTTATGTTCCAGAGGTTCTGGACGGACAGCAGTTCCACGCTTAG
- a CDS encoding assimilatory sulfite reductase (NADPH) flavoprotein subunit, producing MELQVTNSPFNQEQADLLNRLLPTLTDTQRIWLGGYIAASLGTASAAAATASAPANAPLATLTETAPSISKEVTVLFGSQTGNSDRLAKKLTKQLEENGFQVTVSDMGSYKSNNLKKVENLLIVVSTHGEGEPPDNAIPFYEFLHSKRAPKLDGLRYSILALGDTSYEFFCQTGKDFDKRLEELGGKPLTPRVDCDVDFDEAAAEWMTQVLASLNEGSSAQPAGITSQTAVSAEGESEYSRTNPFHAEVLENLNLNGRGSDRETRHIELSLEGSNLQYEPGDSLGIYPENHPRLVDELIEAFAWNAEELVPVGKNGEEQTLREALLRYYEITVLTKPLLTQVAELTSNPELTNLLSAGHETELRAYLAGHDLLDLVQDFNLKGVSARSFTALLRKIPARLYSIASSLKANPDEVHLTVRTVRYENQGRERYGVCSVQLAERVEAGDTLPVFIQSNPNFKLPDSSDTPIIMIGPGTGVAPFRAFLGEREETGAEGKSWLFYGDQHFSTDFLYQVEWQRWLKDGVLTRMDVAFSRDTDQKVYVQHRMLEKSKELYQWLQEGAAVYVCGDEKKMAHDVHAALASILQQEGGLSPEEAADYLTQMQQQKRYQRDVY from the coding sequence TTGGAACTCCAGGTAACGAACAGTCCTTTTAATCAAGAGCAGGCTGATCTGCTCAATCGTCTTCTGCCTACACTAACGGATACGCAGCGGATTTGGCTAGGTGGTTATATCGCAGCATCGCTTGGTACGGCTTCGGCTGCAGCAGCAACAGCTTCTGCGCCTGCTAATGCTCCGCTTGCAACGCTGACCGAGACTGCACCCTCAATCTCCAAAGAGGTCACCGTTCTCTTTGGATCCCAGACAGGCAACAGTGACCGGCTGGCGAAGAAATTGACCAAGCAGCTGGAAGAGAACGGATTCCAGGTGACGGTCTCTGATATGGGAAGTTATAAGTCTAACAACCTCAAGAAGGTTGAGAATCTCCTGATCGTAGTGAGCACCCATGGTGAAGGTGAGCCGCCGGATAATGCGATTCCTTTCTATGAATTCCTTCATAGTAAGAGAGCGCCTAAGCTGGATGGTCTTCGATATTCCATTCTTGCTCTTGGCGATACTTCGTACGAATTCTTCTGTCAGACAGGCAAGGACTTCGACAAGCGTCTTGAAGAGCTCGGAGGCAAGCCGCTGACTCCCCGTGTGGATTGTGATGTGGACTTTGATGAGGCGGCAGCTGAGTGGATGACACAAGTTCTTGCCTCATTAAATGAGGGTTCATCTGCTCAGCCAGCAGGAATAACAAGCCAGACTGCCGTATCCGCTGAAGGCGAATCGGAATACTCCAGAACGAATCCTTTTCACGCTGAGGTCCTTGAGAATTTGAATTTGAACGGCCGTGGATCAGATCGGGAGACTCGCCACATCGAGCTCTCTCTTGAAGGCTCCAATCTACAATATGAACCAGGTGACAGCCTGGGAATATATCCTGAGAACCACCCACGGCTTGTGGATGAGCTTATCGAAGCTTTTGCATGGAATGCGGAAGAGCTTGTCCCTGTGGGCAAGAATGGAGAAGAACAGACTCTCCGAGAAGCATTGCTCCGTTATTACGAGATTACCGTGCTGACCAAACCCCTGTTAACGCAAGTTGCGGAGCTTACTTCAAATCCGGAATTGACGAACCTTTTAAGTGCTGGACATGAGACAGAGCTAAGAGCTTATCTTGCAGGACATGATCTGCTTGACCTGGTACAGGATTTCAATCTGAAAGGCGTGTCCGCACGTTCCTTCACAGCTCTTCTGCGCAAAATTCCAGCCCGCTTGTACTCAATTGCGAGCAGCTTGAAAGCGAACCCGGATGAAGTACATCTCACTGTACGTACTGTACGATATGAGAATCAGGGCAGAGAGCGTTATGGCGTGTGCTCCGTACAGCTTGCCGAGCGGGTAGAGGCTGGTGACACCCTGCCAGTGTTTATACAGAGTAATCCGAACTTTAAGCTGCCTGACAGCAGCGACACTCCTATTATTATGATTGGTCCCGGTACGGGCGTTGCCCCATTCCGTGCCTTCCTTGGTGAGAGAGAAGAGACCGGAGCTGAAGGCAAGAGCTGGTTGTTCTATGGCGATCAGCATTTCTCGACGGACTTCCTATACCAGGTTGAATGGCAGCGCTGGCTCAAAGATGGCGTGCTGACCCGTATGGATGTTGCCTTTTCCCGGGATACCGATCAGAAAGTATACGTCCAGCACCGAATGCTGGAGAAGAGCAAGGAACTGTATCAATGGCTGCAGGAAGGCGCCGCGGTCTATGTGTGCGGAGACGAGAAGAAGATGGCTCATGATGTTCATGCGGCACTGGCTTCTATTCTCCAGCAAGAAGGCGGCCTCAGCCCGGAGGAAGCAGCAGACTATTTGACACAAATGCAACAGCAGAAACGTTATCAGCGGGATGTCTATTAA
- a CDS encoding copper amine oxidase N-terminal domain-containing protein, with translation MKSKMMKCILLTVLSLGLSATPILNLNTAAAASTPAAKPIRVYVHNKEVRPSSSPIIRHGRVFVELRSILKTLDYTLSYDSKKKIFSAVSEDKTIKIDMKSGKANLNGQAFPNDSKNPYVIIGASSTFVDLEFLNEATGLEAEWDQAGRMVKVHKSTYGPPLKADLREMTALVKKMLKAIKDGDSKTYLSLINKESDSEFYERVIEDPSLLTKYAGYSSIDNLSSDPDYYPSEQKFNVELSIPKGPGELLDRIEHLGIYMELDKNYKWTFGYLESEHTEYANFKEVLKKEAEVPEADKTAIHALFDTFIKAMNEKDVEAALSTLNTDSTTIKDVKKSLFATFGLSDFEIIAESMSIAAYANNSATIYLVQNFRLPESGMELRVYNLIKAIKLPEGSWRIIPDDAVSLDMDVLNDSYE, from the coding sequence ATGAAGTCGAAGATGATGAAATGCATATTACTTACTGTACTCAGTTTAGGGTTGAGTGCTACTCCTATACTGAACTTGAACACTGCAGCTGCCGCCTCTACACCAGCAGCCAAACCTATCCGTGTCTATGTCCACAACAAGGAAGTCCGCCCAAGTTCCTCTCCAATTATACGTCATGGCCGTGTGTTCGTGGAACTTCGCAGTATTCTCAAAACATTAGATTACACACTGAGTTATGATAGCAAGAAGAAGATTTTCTCGGCTGTATCTGAAGACAAGACCATCAAGATTGATATGAAGTCAGGCAAGGCGAATTTGAATGGCCAAGCTTTCCCTAACGATTCTAAGAATCCTTATGTCATTATAGGCGCGTCCAGCACATTTGTGGACCTTGAATTTCTCAATGAAGCCACAGGACTGGAGGCAGAGTGGGATCAAGCAGGCAGAATGGTGAAGGTGCACAAATCAACCTATGGCCCACCTCTCAAAGCAGATTTGAGAGAAATGACTGCCCTAGTCAAAAAAATGTTAAAAGCCATAAAAGATGGAGATTCTAAAACATATTTATCTCTTATTAATAAGGAATCGGATAGTGAGTTCTATGAAAGAGTAATAGAGGATCCTTCTCTGCTTACTAAATACGCGGGCTATTCCTCCATAGACAATCTTTCTTCTGACCCTGATTATTACCCTTCAGAGCAAAAGTTCAATGTAGAATTATCTATCCCTAAGGGACCTGGCGAGCTTCTTGACCGGATCGAACATCTCGGTATTTATATGGAGCTTGACAAGAATTACAAATGGACTTTTGGTTACCTTGAATCAGAGCATACAGAATATGCAAATTTCAAGGAAGTGTTGAAGAAGGAAGCCGAAGTACCTGAAGCTGATAAAACCGCTATTCATGCACTGTTTGATACCTTTATCAAAGCTATGAATGAAAAGGACGTTGAAGCGGCACTAAGTACCTTAAATACGGATTCAACAACGATCAAGGATGTTAAGAAAAGTCTGTTTGCTACATTTGGGCTGAGTGATTTTGAAATTATAGCAGAAAGTATGTCTATCGCTGCTTATGCTAATAATTCCGCAACGATCTACTTGGTTCAGAACTTTCGGTTACCGGAAAGTGGAATGGAACTTAGAGTGTACAACCTTATTAAGGCAATCAAGCTTCCGGAAGGAAGCTGGCGCATTATTCCAGATGATGCGGTGAGCCTTGATATGGATGTTCTAAATGATTCTTATGAGTAA
- a CDS encoding DNA-3-methyladenine glycosylase 2 family protein: MSNVEYSVFEYGQKEMDQLRKADKRLGAAIDQYGKVERVMIPDLFTALIHAMVGQLVSVKAAATIWGRMLQHFEDISARSLANQSADQIQECGMTMKKAVNIHRIAQMIAEREFDLEELHQLPDEQVIRKLTILPGVGRWTAEMLLIHAMGRPDVVSWGDLAIRRGMMRLYNLSSLSREQFDTYRLAYSPLGSVASIYLWKISSEQ, encoded by the coding sequence ATGAGTAACGTAGAATATAGCGTTTTTGAATATGGACAAAAGGAAATGGATCAGCTAAGGAAAGCGGATAAAAGATTGGGAGCAGCAATAGACCAATACGGGAAAGTCGAACGAGTTATGATTCCGGATCTATTCACTGCGCTCATCCATGCCATGGTGGGTCAGCTTGTCTCCGTCAAAGCAGCGGCAACCATATGGGGGCGAATGCTGCAGCACTTCGAAGATATATCCGCTCGGTCGCTAGCGAATCAGAGTGCTGATCAGATCCAAGAGTGTGGGATGACAATGAAGAAAGCAGTGAACATCCATCGTATTGCGCAAATGATAGCCGAAAGAGAGTTTGACCTTGAAGAACTGCATCAATTGCCGGATGAACAGGTCATTCGTAAGCTTACTATCTTGCCTGGGGTTGGCAGATGGACGGCTGAAATGCTGCTGATCCATGCCATGGGGCGGCCGGATGTGGTCAGCTGGGGGGACCTGGCTATTCGCCGCGGTATGATGAGGTTGTACAACCTTTCATCACTAAGCAGGGAGCAATTCGACACGTATCGGTTGGCCTATTCTCCTTTAGGTTCAGTGGCCTCGATCTATTTGTGGAAGATCTCATCTGAACAATGA
- a CDS encoding amino acid permease yields MTSTEDSLQKRLLPRHITFMAMGGVIGTGIFKGSSETINLVGPGVIFSYIFAGLLLLVVMGAIAEMATVYPNRNMKDFIREAFGERVSFIVGWLYCFMWLSVCVIEVIAAGSFLQYWLPGVPLWTLSLASAALIILINMMNVRGYGEMEFWLAGIKIFMIIVFIVLGACILLGILPGQTSPGLSNYTEHGGFFPNGWTAIFSALLIVMFSYGGSELIGLTLTETENAEKILPKVVKSFILRVVFFYTLPILIICGLIPWNQLNETTSPFVQVLSSTGLQGAAHLMNFILVTAVLSAANSGIYGATRMLHSMAKDAEAPRWMGKLSTQGVPVGSLYFCAVLLLIGSLLAFITQEGLFRVLMAVPGFVVMLVWICICLSQIKLRKMYPKKPAFQIWGFPYVPALTALTLGVIAILFMLDVQNRISIVVCLSLAALLTIWSIFKFQKR; encoded by the coding sequence TTGACATCAACTGAGGATTCACTTCAGAAAAGGCTGCTCCCCCGACATATCACCTTTATGGCGATGGGCGGGGTCATTGGTACGGGTATTTTCAAAGGAAGCTCCGAGACGATAAATCTCGTGGGTCCGGGAGTTATCTTTTCCTATATCTTTGCCGGATTACTGTTGCTGGTCGTTATGGGCGCTATCGCAGAAATGGCCACTGTATATCCGAACAGAAATATGAAAGATTTCATACGTGAGGCTTTCGGGGAACGCGTATCCTTCATCGTGGGCTGGCTGTATTGCTTCATGTGGCTGTCCGTGTGTGTTATAGAAGTAATTGCGGCTGGGAGCTTCCTTCAATATTGGCTTCCCGGCGTTCCATTGTGGACTTTAAGCCTTGCAAGTGCGGCATTGATCATTCTCATTAACATGATGAATGTCCGGGGATATGGTGAGATGGAATTTTGGCTTGCCGGGATCAAGATATTTATGATTATTGTATTTATCGTGTTAGGTGCGTGCATCCTGCTTGGTATCCTTCCTGGCCAAACCTCCCCCGGACTCAGCAACTATACCGAACACGGGGGGTTTTTCCCGAATGGATGGACAGCGATCTTCTCTGCCCTGCTGATTGTTATGTTCTCTTACGGTGGATCTGAATTGATCGGTCTTACCCTGACGGAGACGGAAAATGCGGAGAAAATCCTGCCGAAAGTGGTTAAAAGCTTCATTCTGCGAGTGGTCTTTTTCTATACTCTGCCGATTCTGATCATTTGCGGATTAATTCCTTGGAATCAGCTAAATGAGACAACAAGTCCTTTTGTGCAGGTACTCAGTTCCACAGGGCTGCAGGGCGCCGCGCATTTGATGAATTTCATTCTTGTTACAGCTGTCCTCTCTGCAGCCAACTCTGGAATCTATGGGGCAACACGTATGCTTCATTCCATGGCTAAAGATGCCGAGGCCCCTCGCTGGATGGGTAAGCTTTCAACGCAGGGAGTTCCTGTAGGGAGTCTGTATTTCTGTGCCGTTCTTCTGCTGATTGGTTCACTCTTGGCCTTCATTACGCAGGAAGGATTATTCCGTGTGTTAATGGCTGTGCCGGGCTTTGTCGTGATGCTGGTATGGATATGCATTTGTCTCTCCCAGATCAAGCTTCGTAAAATGTATCCGAAAAAGCCTGCCTTCCAAATCTGGGGCTTCCCTTATGTTCCGGCTCTTACTGCTCTAACTCTTGGAGTCATCGCTATCTTGTTCATGCTTGATGTCCAGAATCGAATCAGCATTGTTGTATGCTTGAGCTTGGCGGCTCTCCTGACCATTTGGTCGATATTCAAATTCCAGAAAAGATAA
- a CDS encoding ABC transporter ATP-binding protein encodes MLEAEGLGLSYGDNYIFKSLNLSIPKGKITVFIGSNGCGKSTLLRSMARLLKPQHGTVMLDGGDISRMATKEVARKLAILPQGPVAPEGLTVLQLVKQGRYPYQSWLRQWSQEDERIVGAALEATGMSELSERTVDSLSGGQRQRAWIAMTLAQETPIILLDEPTTYLDMTHQIEVLDLLYEMNRRDERTIVMVLHDLNLACRYADHLVAIRAGRIEAQGEPGEVVNEQLIEQVFRLKCEIIPDPLYGTPLCIPYTTSSLSAAKGIQSKQREAQR; translated from the coding sequence ATGCTCGAAGCTGAGGGACTGGGACTATCCTATGGGGATAACTATATATTCAAGAGTCTGAATCTATCGATTCCTAAAGGGAAGATAACGGTATTTATAGGTAGCAATGGCTGCGGCAAATCAACACTATTAAGATCTATGGCACGGCTTCTTAAGCCTCAGCATGGAACAGTTATGCTGGATGGGGGCGATATTTCCCGCATGGCGACCAAGGAAGTTGCCCGCAAGCTCGCGATCCTGCCCCAGGGGCCGGTTGCACCGGAGGGCTTAACCGTCCTTCAGCTCGTTAAGCAAGGACGTTATCCCTACCAGAGCTGGCTGAGACAATGGTCACAAGAGGATGAGCGCATTGTCGGGGCAGCACTTGAAGCCACGGGAATGAGTGAGCTGTCGGAACGCACAGTGGATTCCCTGTCGGGGGGTCAGCGGCAGCGAGCCTGGATCGCCATGACCCTTGCTCAGGAGACACCTATTATTTTGCTGGATGAGCCTACAACTTATCTGGATATGACGCATCAGATTGAGGTTCTCGATCTTCTGTATGAGATGAACAGGCGGGACGAGCGCACCATTGTGATGGTGCTGCATGACCTTAATCTGGCATGCCGGTATGCCGATCATCTTGTAGCCATTCGGGCTGGCCGAATCGAGGCGCAAGGTGAGCCGGGAGAGGTTGTGAACGAGCAGTTGATTGAACAGGTATTTCGTCTGAAATGTGAGATCATTCCAGATCCCTTGTACGGCACGCCATTATGTATTCCTTACACCACCAGCAGCTTGAGCGCGGCAAAGGGAATACAGTCGAAGCAGAGAGAGGCACAGCGTTGA